One genomic window of Trichlorobacter lovleyi includes the following:
- the mnmE gene encoding tRNA uridine-5-carboxymethylaminomethyl(34) synthesis GTPase MnmE, with amino-acid sequence MYIRDTIAAIATPLGSGGVGIVRVSGPDAEQIGRKVFKGSGTKNGGGFESHRLFYGRLINPLDGALIDEAMAVLMRAPRSYTREDVLELHCHGGYYVVRAVLEACIAAGARLAEAGEFTRRAFLNGRIDLAQAESVMDLIASRTGRSLSLAQSQREGHLSRALTALKTPLVDALALVEAHIDFPEDEVDPAVFAVIETRVASVSAGIDRLLASFATGKVLRDGVSVLLLGLPNAGKSSLLNALSGTDRAIVSALPGTTRDLIEETVSLRGLPVKVIDAAGIRAHHADCVEQEGVRRALDKVSEADLLLLLVDGTAPLSDELLELTRSLAALPYLLVVTKSDLPQLLDLSDLAAPLGVCSVSAKSRAGIDLLAAQIYDHFVQSSAFSSDAAAVISNVRHRDVLVRVQQSLQAFADNLLLGLPPELLALDLRAALGALGEITGETTTDDLLDLIFSSFCIGK; translated from the coding sequence ATGTATATTCGTGATACCATTGCTGCCATAGCGACCCCGCTTGGTTCGGGAGGAGTGGGCATAGTACGGGTCAGCGGGCCTGACGCAGAGCAGATTGGCCGGAAGGTTTTTAAAGGATCAGGCACGAAGAACGGCGGTGGCTTTGAGAGCCACCGCCTTTTCTATGGCCGCCTGATCAATCCGCTTGACGGCGCTCTGATTGATGAAGCCATGGCGGTTCTGATGCGTGCTCCTCGTTCGTACACCCGTGAGGACGTGCTTGAGCTTCACTGCCATGGTGGCTATTACGTGGTTCGTGCTGTCTTGGAGGCCTGCATTGCTGCTGGCGCACGACTGGCTGAGGCGGGCGAATTTACCCGGCGTGCTTTCCTGAACGGCCGTATCGACCTTGCCCAGGCAGAATCTGTTATGGACCTGATCGCCAGCCGTACAGGGCGTTCTTTGAGCCTGGCCCAGTCGCAACGCGAAGGTCATCTGTCCCGTGCATTGACCGCCTTGAAGACACCGCTGGTTGATGCGTTGGCCTTGGTAGAGGCTCACATAGACTTTCCAGAGGATGAGGTTGATCCTGCTGTGTTCGCGGTCATAGAAACCAGAGTTGCATCGGTTTCTGCCGGAATTGATCGGCTGCTCGCGAGCTTTGCAACGGGAAAGGTGCTGCGCGACGGTGTTTCGGTCCTTCTGCTGGGGCTTCCGAATGCTGGTAAATCCAGCCTCTTGAACGCCCTGTCAGGGACCGACCGGGCGATTGTCTCAGCACTGCCCGGCACCACCCGCGACTTGATTGAAGAGACGGTCTCCCTGCGGGGGTTGCCGGTTAAGGTTATCGATGCTGCCGGTATTCGTGCCCATCACGCCGACTGTGTTGAGCAGGAGGGTGTCCGTCGGGCGCTTGATAAGGTGTCTGAGGCCGATCTGCTGCTTTTGCTGGTCGATGGCACTGCCCCGTTGAGTGATGAATTGTTGGAGCTGACTAGATCGCTTGCCGCGCTTCCGTATCTGCTGGTGGTGACCAAGTCAGACCTTCCTCAGTTGCTTGATCTGTCAGATCTGGCTGCACCTCTCGGAGTATGCAGCGTTTCTGCAAAGAGCAGGGCGGGTATTGATCTGCTTGCCGCTCAGATCTACGACCACTTCGTACAGTCTTCGGCCTTTTCATCCGATGCTGCTGCTGTGATCTCAAACGTTCGTCATCGTGATGTTCTTGTTCGTGTCCAACAGTCTCTCCAGGCCTTTGCGGATAATCTGCTGCTGGGGTTACCCCCGGAGCTGCTGGCCCTGGATCTCAGGGCCGCCCTTGGCGCCCTTGGTGAGATTACCGGCGAGACCACGACCGACGACCTGCTTGATCTGATTTTTTCTTCATTTTGTATTGGCAAGTAA